The following proteins are co-located in the Oncorhynchus gorbuscha isolate QuinsamMale2020 ecotype Even-year linkage group LG22, OgorEven_v1.0, whole genome shotgun sequence genome:
- the LOC124009263 gene encoding carbonic anhydrase 4-like has translation MNQLVVIVATLFVPTTYGAAGGLWCYHDPSCDDTTWSTIATEHCNGSRQSPINIVSASAVGDETLTAFTFTKYGDNYTMKNIKNTGKTVKVTLTSGVQVTGGALSEAYDSLQFHLHWGNGTSVPGSEHTVDGTRYPMELHIVNAKSSHDGNTTMAVADSTGLAALGFFIEAMPGNATGSPAAWNTLTSYLANITLKDDIVNITHAISLDELLEGVDRTKYYRYLGSLTTPNCNEAVVWTVFKDPIKVSQDLIDLFSTTLHIDHNSTSALMTNVFRSIQPFNDWLVTTQSRPASGASTMCSSMGLMALAWMLLRV, from the exons ATGAATCAACTTGTGGTTATCGTTGCGACACTCTTTGTCCCCACTACATATGGTGCTGCAGGCGGTT TGTGGTGTTACCATGATCCTAGTTGTG ATGACACCACTTGGTCCACCATTGCCACTGAACATTGCAATGGATCCCGTCAGTCTCCCATCAACATCGTCTCTGCATCAGCAGTGGGCGATGAAACCCTGACTGCCTTCACCTTCACCAAATACGGAGACAATTATACAATGAAGAATATCAAGAACACTGGCAAAACTG tcAAAGTGACGCTCACGAGTGGTGTCCAGGTTACAGGTGGGGCACTGTCTGAGGCCTATGACAGCCTGCAGTTTCACCTCCACTGGGGGAATGGTACCTCAGTACCTGGGTCAGAGCACACAGTGGATGGAACCCGCTACCCCATGGAG TTGCACATAGTAAATGCAAAGTCTTCGCACGACGGTAACACGACCATGGCCGTTGCAGACAGCACGGGACTCGCTGCTCTTGGCTTCTTCATAGAG GCCATGCCGGGTAATGCAACTGGTTCACCAGCAGCCTGGAATACTCTGACATCCTACTTGGCCAACATCACACTAAAAG ATGATATTGTAAACATTACTCATGCTATTTCATTGGATGAGCTCCTGGAAGGGGTGGACCGTACCAAATACTACCGTTACCTTGGCTCCCTGACCACTCCAAATTGCAATGAGGCTGTGGTTTGGACCGTGTTCAAGGACCCTATCAAAGTCAGCCAGGACTTG ATTGATCTCTTCAGTACAACATTGCACATTGACCACAACTCCACCTCTGCCTTGATGACCAACGTCTTCAGGAGCATCCAGCCGTTCAATGACTGGTTGGTGACGACCCAGAGCCGTCCAGCTTCGGGAGCCTCCACAATGTGCTCCTCTATGGGCCTCATGGCCCTGGCCTGGATGCTGCTGAGGGTTTAG